One window of the Pseudomonas knackmussii B13 genome contains the following:
- a CDS encoding metal-dependent hydrolase: protein MASTTPAGLEIKPRHMDFELPDPLPRHWHGGDAFRSHLFDAMSVLFPDGERFFIDSVRNFREQISDPVLKEQIRGFIGQEGHHSREHLTYSQRLRDLGYDITTIEKRAQARIRFTQKKFPAKRQLAATAALEHITAIMANGLLTDPRTMEGADPVMQRLWRWHALEETEHKAVAFDVYNQVCGNRDLLRRAMRMATFFFVLDTFRGLVHMLKKDGLLWNWRVWRDGLKWSWGKHGVFRPLVREYLDFFKDDFHPWQHNNLDLLYQVRKEYDPQPLAHAG from the coding sequence ATGGCCAGCACGACCCCCGCAGGACTGGAAATCAAGCCCCGGCACATGGACTTCGAGCTGCCCGATCCCCTGCCGCGCCACTGGCACGGCGGAGACGCCTTCCGCTCCCATCTGTTCGACGCCATGTCGGTGCTCTTCCCCGACGGCGAGCGCTTCTTCATCGACTCGGTGCGCAACTTCCGCGAGCAGATCAGCGACCCGGTGCTCAAGGAGCAGATCCGCGGTTTCATCGGCCAGGAAGGTCACCATAGCCGCGAGCACCTGACCTACAGCCAACGCCTGCGCGACCTCGGCTATGACATCACGACCATCGAGAAGCGCGCCCAGGCGCGCATCCGCTTCACCCAGAAGAAATTCCCCGCAAAGCGCCAGCTGGCTGCGACCGCCGCGCTGGAGCACATCACCGCGATCATGGCCAACGGGCTGTTGACCGACCCACGCACCATGGAAGGGGCAGATCCGGTGATGCAACGCCTGTGGCGCTGGCACGCCCTGGAGGAAACCGAGCACAAGGCGGTGGCCTTCGACGTCTACAACCAGGTCTGCGGCAACCGCGACCTGCTGCGCCGGGCAATGCGCATGGCGACCTTCTTCTTCGTCCTCGATACCTTCCGCGGCCTGGTGCACATGCTCAAGAAGGACGGCCTGCTGTGGAACTGGCGGGTCTGGCGCGACGGCCTGAAATGGAGCTGGGGCAAGCACGGCGTGTTCCGCCCGCTGGTGCGCGAATACCTGGACTTCTTCAAGGACGACTTCCATCCCTGGCAGCACAACAACCTCGACCTGCTGTACCAGGTGCGCAAGGAATACGACCCGCAGCCGCTGGCCCATGCGGGCTGA
- a CDS encoding MBL fold metallo-hydrolase codes for MDAAQPALIRETFPVGPLQCNCTIIGDPVTKKAIVVDPGGDHELILARLEALGLKVVSIIHTHAHLDHFLASGQMKEKTGATLHLHQGDQFLWDNLEMQCRMFGVPYKPVPSPDQWLKDDEELACGCGVALHTPGHTPGSMSFWFPGAKLLIAGDTLFRRGIGRTDLWGGDYATIERSIKQRLYSLDEEATVVTGHGPDTRLGDEMRENPFIRA; via the coding sequence ATGGACGCCGCCCAGCCCGCGCTGATCCGCGAAACCTTCCCCGTCGGCCCGTTGCAGTGCAACTGCACCATCATCGGCGACCCGGTGACTAAGAAGGCCATCGTGGTCGACCCGGGCGGTGACCACGAGCTGATCCTGGCTCGCCTGGAGGCCCTGGGCCTGAAGGTGGTCAGCATCATCCACACCCACGCGCACCTGGATCACTTCCTGGCCTCCGGGCAGATGAAGGAGAAGACCGGCGCGACCCTGCACCTACACCAGGGCGACCAGTTCCTCTGGGACAACCTGGAAATGCAGTGCCGCATGTTCGGCGTGCCCTACAAGCCGGTGCCGTCGCCGGATCAGTGGCTGAAGGACGACGAGGAGCTGGCCTGCGGCTGCGGCGTGGCGTTGCACACGCCGGGGCATACGCCGGGCTCGATGAGCTTCTGGTTCCCCGGTGCAAAGCTGCTGATCGCCGGTGACACCCTGTTCCGCCGCGGTATCGGCCGCACCGACCTGTGGGGTGGCGACTACGCCACCATCGAGCGCTCGATCAAGCAGCGCCTGTACAGCCTGGACGAGGAGGCCACTGTCGTTACCGGCCACGGCCCGGATACCCGTCTTGGCGACGAGATGCGGGAAAATCCCTTCATTCGCGCTTAA
- a CDS encoding alpha/beta fold hydrolase: MSATYALQPPLAAGFARFGFGALPLDALIARYAAPETGSRFIEVDGFRIHYRDVGSHDKPVLVMVHGVMASLHTWDGWVAELGRHFRIVRLDVPGFGLTGAGRDREYSGERLVRVFAQFLDRLGLDRVSVAGNSLGGYIAWNYAAQHPQRVERLILVDPAGYYMQKVPLMIASAVLPGAGLLMPAWMPRALVAQGIKEVYGDARRIQPGVVDRYYDISRRPGNRRAMIDIFRVLVKANREELPTAPERVARIKAPTLLMWGERDRWISPRHVPLWQRDLPGIEVKTYAGVGHVPMEEIPQESAADALRFLHA, translated from the coding sequence ATGTCCGCTACCTACGCCCTGCAGCCGCCGCTGGCGGCCGGTTTCGCCCGCTTCGGCTTCGGCGCCCTGCCGCTGGACGCCCTGATCGCCCGCTACGCCGCGCCGGAAACCGGCTCGCGCTTCATCGAAGTGGATGGGTTCCGCATCCACTACCGCGACGTAGGCAGCCACGACAAACCGGTGCTGGTGATGGTGCACGGGGTGATGGCTTCACTGCATACCTGGGACGGCTGGGTGGCCGAACTGGGCCGGCACTTCCGTATCGTTCGCCTGGACGTGCCGGGCTTCGGCCTGACCGGTGCCGGGCGTGATCGCGAATACAGCGGCGAGCGCCTGGTCCGGGTGTTCGCCCAGTTCCTCGATCGCCTGGGCCTTGACCGGGTGTCCGTCGCCGGCAACTCGCTCGGCGGCTACATCGCCTGGAACTACGCGGCGCAGCATCCGCAGCGGGTCGAGCGGCTGATCCTGGTCGATCCGGCCGGCTACTACATGCAGAAGGTGCCGCTGATGATCGCCAGCGCGGTGCTGCCTGGCGCCGGCCTGCTGATGCCGGCCTGGATGCCGCGCGCCCTGGTGGCCCAGGGCATCAAGGAAGTCTACGGCGACGCCAGGCGCATCCAGCCGGGGGTGGTCGACCGCTATTACGACATCAGCCGCCGCCCGGGGAATCGGCGGGCGATGATCGATATCTTCCGCGTGCTGGTGAAGGCCAACCGCGAGGAGCTGCCGACCGCCCCGGAGCGAGTCGCGCGGATCAAGGCGCCGACGCTGCTGATGTGGGGTGAGCGCGACCGCTGGATCTCGCCGCGCCACGTGCCGCTATGGCAGCGCGACTTGCCGGGCATCGAGGTGAAGACCTACGCGGGAGTCGGGCATGTGCCGATGGAGGAGATTCCCCAGGAGTCGGCTGCGGATGCGTTGCGCTTCCTGCACGCTTGA
- a CDS encoding AraC family transcriptional regulator: protein MKQPLTFTAELVPVAYAQALLDLAEELGVPRQRLLELARVRPEVLQSPAGRLSFIDFNLLAGAALTHCGEPAFGLLLGQRLNVSTHGILGYAVLSSANLERAIDFALKYYRVLGLAFDLERIEEHGRAQLRASESIPLGPMQRFASEGLMTSLHTIARFLVGEPLQGVEVGFAFSAPAYAERYAEVFGCAVAFDQPYHFISLPHEYLTRPMALANPATVQMCEQQCEALLASIDVQEGLLTRIRRLLLARPGEFPDLDSAARELHTSGRSLRRHLSSLGTTYQQVLDDVRKRLAVQYLTTTHLPLYEIALLLGFNDPSNFRRAFRKWTGKLPTDYRGD, encoded by the coding sequence ATGAAGCAACCGCTCACCTTCACCGCCGAACTCGTTCCGGTGGCCTATGCCCAGGCCTTGCTGGATCTCGCCGAGGAGCTCGGCGTGCCGCGCCAGCGCCTGCTCGAACTGGCCCGCGTGCGCCCCGAGGTGCTGCAGAGCCCGGCCGGGCGCCTGTCCTTCATCGACTTCAACCTGCTCGCCGGCGCTGCCCTGACGCACTGCGGCGAGCCTGCCTTCGGCCTGTTGCTGGGGCAGCGGCTGAACGTCTCCACCCACGGCATCCTCGGTTACGCGGTGCTCTCCAGCGCCAACCTGGAGCGGGCCATCGACTTCGCCCTGAAGTACTACCGTGTGCTCGGCCTGGCCTTCGACCTGGAACGGATCGAAGAGCATGGCCGTGCGCAGTTGCGCGCCAGCGAGTCGATTCCGCTGGGGCCGATGCAGCGCTTCGCCAGCGAAGGCCTGATGACCAGCCTGCACACCATCGCGCGCTTCCTGGTCGGCGAGCCGTTGCAGGGCGTCGAGGTCGGCTTCGCGTTCTCCGCGCCGGCTTATGCCGAGCGCTATGCCGAGGTGTTCGGCTGCGCAGTGGCCTTCGACCAGCCATACCACTTCATCAGTCTGCCCCACGAATACCTGACCCGGCCGATGGCCCTGGCCAACCCGGCGACGGTGCAGATGTGCGAACAGCAGTGCGAAGCCCTGCTCGCCAGCATCGACGTGCAGGAAGGCCTGCTGACCCGCATCCGCCGCCTGCTGCTGGCGCGGCCCGGCGAGTTCCCCGACCTGGACAGCGCGGCGCGCGAGCTGCACACCAGCGGGCGCAGCCTGCGCCGGCACCTGTCGAGCCTGGGCACCACCTACCAGCAGGTGCTCGACGACGTGCGCAAGCGCCTGGCCGTGCAATACCTGACGACCACCCACCTGCCGCTTTACGAAATCGCCTTGCTGCTCGGCTTCAACGATCCGTCGAACTTCCGCCGCGCCTTCCGCAAGTGGACCGGGAAGCTGCCCACCGACTATCGCGGCGACTGA
- a CDS encoding TetR/AcrR family transcriptional regulator, with the protein MTRQESGAVLAVFEDLGGYGALARQEGNAEGPLVNHLQRANIQLASIPVFVARGLAETTVNDLLAAAKVSRRTFYKYFDGKLDVLEGIYRTAVQLLLMRFREMRTVAGSSEAWLRAMIERFFDYHLAVGPIIRLMHEEALRAGSPLAGHRREALRELQALLEERFLADGLQHAPLTYLALLWAMESASHELLGDPAGHDIGEVKRVLGDLLVNSLCRSAPQP; encoded by the coding sequence ATGACGCGACAGGAATCCGGAGCGGTGCTGGCGGTGTTCGAGGACTTGGGTGGCTACGGAGCATTGGCCCGCCAGGAAGGTAACGCCGAGGGGCCGCTGGTCAACCATCTGCAACGCGCCAACATCCAGCTGGCGAGCATCCCGGTGTTCGTCGCCAGGGGCCTGGCCGAGACCACGGTGAACGACCTGCTGGCGGCGGCCAAGGTGTCGCGGCGCACCTTCTACAAGTACTTCGACGGCAAGCTCGACGTGCTCGAAGGCATCTACCGCACGGCGGTGCAGCTGCTGCTCATGCGCTTCCGCGAGATGCGTACCGTCGCCGGCAGCAGCGAGGCCTGGCTGCGCGCGATGATCGAGCGCTTCTTCGACTATCACCTGGCCGTGGGGCCGATCATCCGCCTGATGCACGAGGAAGCGCTGCGCGCCGGCTCGCCCTTGGCAGGCCATCGCCGCGAGGCACTGCGCGAATTGCAGGCGCTGCTCGAAGAGCGCTTCCTCGCCGATGGCTTGCAGCATGCGCCGTTGACCTACCTGGCGCTGCTCTGGGCGATGGAGTCGGCCTCCCACGAGCTGCTCGGCGACCCTGCCGGGCACGACATCGGCGAGGTCAAGCGGGTGCTCGGCGACCTGCTGGTGAACAGCCTCTGCAGGTCTGCGCCCCAGCCCTAG
- a CDS encoding OmpA family protein: MFTPRSLSMVAAATVLALMAGCAAQNPYDPNTQVPQEGGVSKAAKYGGLGALAGAVAGAAINHDNRGKGAMIGAAVAGLAGAGYGYYADKQEAQLRQQMQGTGVEVQRQGDDIKLIMPGNITFATDSANIAPSFYTPLNNLANSFKQFNQNSIEIVGYTDSTGSRQHNMDLSQRRAQSVAAYLTSQGVDGTRVSTRGMGPDQPIASNADANGRAQNRRVEVNLKALPGAQGTAAPQQQYQ; the protein is encoded by the coding sequence ATGTTCACCCCACGTAGTCTCTCGATGGTCGCTGCCGCCACCGTCCTCGCTCTCATGGCCGGTTGCGCCGCGCAGAATCCCTACGACCCGAACACCCAGGTGCCGCAGGAAGGCGGTGTCAGCAAGGCTGCCAAGTACGGTGGTCTGGGCGCGCTGGCCGGCGCTGTCGCCGGTGCCGCGATCAACCACGACAACCGTGGCAAGGGCGCGATGATCGGCGCCGCCGTCGCCGGCCTGGCCGGTGCCGGCTACGGCTACTACGCCGACAAGCAGGAAGCCCAACTGCGCCAGCAGATGCAGGGCACCGGTGTAGAGGTGCAGCGCCAGGGTGACGACATCAAGCTGATCATGCCGGGCAACATCACCTTCGCCACCGACTCGGCGAACATCGCCCCGTCCTTCTACACCCCGCTGAACAACCTGGCGAACTCCTTCAAGCAGTTCAACCAGAACAGCATCGAGATCGTCGGCTACACCGACAGCACCGGCAGTCGCCAGCACAACATGGACCTGTCGCAGCGCCGTGCGCAGAGCGTGGCCGCCTACCTGACCTCGCAAGGCGTCGATGGCACCCGCGTAAGCACCCGCGGCATGGGCCCGGACCAGCCGATCGCCAGCAACGCCGACGCCAATGGCCGCGCGCAGAACCGTCGCGTCGAAGTGAACCTGAAAGCCCTGCCGGGCGCCCAGGGCACCGCCGCGCCGCAGCAGCAGTACCAGTAA
- a CDS encoding acyltransferase, whose amino-acid sequence MLNFLPHALRGSLAGLLLVISTLCWCLPLLSMSLLKLVLPFSAAQSALSKLMSLIAEGWIACNKGWMNLVQRTGWQVQGLEGLHYDHSYLVTSNHQSWVDILVLQYQLNRRIPLLRFFLKQELIWVPVIGLCWWALDFPFMKRYSKAYLAKHPEKKGQDLATTRKACAKFKRIPVSVFNFLEGTRFTRAKHDEQQSPFPHLLKPKAGGIAFVLDAMGEQLRTLVNVTIHYPDGSPTFWCLLSGRLKRVVVRFEELEIPRQFIGKSYDQDEGYRAEFQQWVNQLWERKEQLLAQLHREYPASA is encoded by the coding sequence ATGCTCAATTTCCTTCCCCACGCCCTGCGAGGTTCGCTGGCCGGCCTGCTGCTGGTGATCAGCACCCTGTGCTGGTGCCTGCCGCTGCTCAGCATGTCCCTGCTCAAGCTGGTGCTGCCCTTCTCCGCCGCGCAGTCGGCTCTCAGCAAGCTGATGAGCCTGATCGCCGAGGGCTGGATCGCCTGCAACAAGGGCTGGATGAACCTGGTGCAACGCACCGGCTGGCAGGTCCAGGGCCTGGAAGGTCTGCACTACGACCATTCCTACCTGGTCACCAGCAATCACCAGAGCTGGGTCGACATCCTCGTCCTGCAGTACCAGCTGAACCGCCGCATCCCGCTGCTGCGCTTCTTCCTCAAGCAGGAGCTGATCTGGGTCCCGGTGATCGGCCTGTGCTGGTGGGCGCTGGATTTCCCCTTCATGAAGCGCTACAGCAAGGCCTACCTGGCCAAGCACCCGGAGAAAAAGGGCCAGGACCTGGCGACCACGCGCAAGGCCTGCGCCAAGTTCAAGCGCATCCCGGTGTCGGTGTTCAACTTCCTCGAAGGCACCCGCTTCACCCGCGCCAAGCACGACGAGCAGCAATCGCCCTTCCCGCACCTGCTCAAGCCCAAGGCCGGCGGCATCGCCTTCGTCCTCGACGCCATGGGCGAGCAGCTGCGCACGCTGGTCAACGTCACCATCCACTATCCGGACGGCAGCCCGACCTTCTGGTGCCTGCTCTCCGGCCGCCTCAAGCGCGTGGTGGTGCGTTTCGAGGAGCTGGAGATCCCGCGCCAGTTCATCGGCAAGAGCTACGACCAGGACGAGGGCTATCGCGCAGAGTTCCAGCAGTGGGTGAACCAGCTGTGGGAGCGCAAGGAGCAACTGCTGGCGCAGCTGCACCGCGAGTACCCGGCCAGCGCCTGA